The genomic region ACCAGAGctagtttgagaaccactgatttaggaATTCCGGCATCCAACTGGTACCCTTAAAAGTGCCTTGActgggggctgaggggctgagggTGGGAATTCTGGGTGGGCCAGGAGAGCAGGAGTGGGCCAGGAGAGCAGGTCTGGGGGGTTAATTCTTTCAACAGTCACAGAAATCTACAGATATTGTTCTGGCTGCTGCAGACACAGTGAAGGCCAGGCTGCATCTCTTCTCAACAGCACTCATGGTTTACTGTAAATATCTAAGTATATGAACAGGATCTACCTCAGCCCATAGTCCTTCAGTCAGCCCCTTGGGTGGTCAGCTGGGGACACACGTGctgtttcctctcctctccctcccacacccaggTGTCATGGAAGCCTTGGGTTATGTTCCTAACGCTGCCCCTGGGTGAATCAGTCTCTCtggaccttggtttcctcatctgtaaaatggggctaaggTGGTAATTATCAGAAATCACCTGTGTTAAGTGCTTAGCACAGGACCTGCTGCCTTCTAAGAGCttgataaatggtagctattaggATTCCAGATTTCAGGGTTCTCGAAGATTCTATTTCCTGGCTCTCAAGATTCTGAGATGCTTGGGTTTTCCAAAAGTCTGAGATGGCCTGTTTCCAATGTTCTGTGGTTCTAAGAGTCTTCGATCACTGAGGTTCTGTGATATGGGCCCCGTTTCCCATTAGTCTTTGCCCCTACTTCTCCCAATCCCAGGACTTGGGAAGTAGGGCAGTGGGCGGAGAGGGCTGGGTTGCTGCCTGGTCATGGCCCACATTCAGAGCTGGCTGTGGcagcccagggccccagagcCAGGCTGCAACCAGGATACCAGCCTCCAGGCCCCAGGCCTGCGTCATCTGAGTGCCCTTGGCCAGCGCCTCCAGGTAGAGAATGGGCAGGGCCAACTCTGCTAAGGGCTGGAGGAGATGGGAGGCTGGAAGGACCTCCAAAAGGCTTGCAGGACAGAgtcccaggcccagctctgccccaaaAGCGCAGGAGCAAGTCTTAGGAGCATCAGGACTGTCACGGGTACAATGAGAAAATTGGTGGTCCTGGACCCCTCAGCTCCATCAGCCCTTTCCTCAGTTTTTGCGGGAGGGGGGCTGTGGCCAGGCTGGCGGGCTGGGAAAGAAATATCAGTGGTCTCTTCTGGAAAGAAGTACATTCTTTTATTAGCACAAAACACCACCAACCCAGCAGCCCCAGGGCCCGAGAATAAGTTAAGGCACAGAACAGGCCAGGGGCGACTTTTCCAGGCCTGGGTATTGGGCAAACTTCCTGAGCAAACTTCCGAGGGGGTTGGGGGCTCCCGGGTCCCGGAGTTCTTCCCTGGAGATGAGGGAACCAGAGCGGGGCGGACCCGAGGAGCGCCCCCTGGGGCCGCTCGGAGACGAGGCTGGTTTCCGGCCGCCCGCCCACGGCTCACTTCTCGAAGTAGGGCAGGTAGAAGAACTGGAAGCCCCGGTGGCCCTTGACCGCGCAGTAGATGAAGATCACGTGGTAGACTGCGGGGCGGGGCCGGTCAGCgccgaggccccgccccgccccgccccaccccgccccggagCCCTTTCGCACCTCCGGGAACCAACAACAGGAAGCCGGGCACGAAGAAGATGGCGCTGGAGACACCTGCCGGAGGAGGGGCCGAATCAAGGATGGGGGTGCACGGGGCGGGGCCCAGGGGTCCCTGCCTGGGCTAGTCTCTCCGCTGTAGAAGGGACCGTTTCCTGCTTAGGAGGGTGGAAGCAAACTTCCGAGGGGGCTGGGGGTTCGCGGGTCCCCGAGTTCTTTCCTTGAGGGGACCCCCGCTGCCAGCAGAGGTAGGAGGGGACGCTCACCTGGCGAGGGGGCCACCTCCAGTCCCACGGCGATCAGGATCAGCACTGCACACAGATGGAGCCGCGAGGGTGAgggcgggaggagggggcaggcgctgggggcagggcggggaccTCCACCCACAACCCCCAGAAAGGCTTAGGTCCTAGGAATAGGCccccacctgagctgaaggttcCCTAGCCAGAGACCCTTCCAGGGAAGCTCAGCAAGCTCTGTGTTTTCAGAGCAGGGCACCCGGCAGGCCCTGGGAAATATCCGAAATCAGATTTGTCTCTGCTCCTTGATGTGGCCTTTcagtcaatcaacaaatatttatcgaacacctgctgtgtgcctggtACTGAGAATCCCACAGGGAAAGGCAAATGAGGTCCTTGCTCTCATGGCCCTTCCCTAGTGGCGCAACCAACAAGACCCTCCAAGCTACAACCCCAAAGGCCAGATCAGGCAGCATGGGAGCCTTGGGGCATCAGGGAGGGGCTTCTTGGAGGCAGTGGCGACGAAACTGAGCAGGGGTAGCAGTACCAACAGCAGGTAACATGTAGTTACCACTTACCAGGTgctgccaggcactgggttaaGCTTGTTACCTGCACTGCTTTATTATCAGTGTGACTGAATGAAACAGGTatgatcatccccatttcacaaaagacgaaactgaggcacaaggagcTGCACTCAGAAGGAGGCGATCTGACTCCAGACGCTTTGCTGTGGTCATCATGCGGGCAGAAAAGGAGAGGAGTGCTCCAGACGGAGGGAGAAGCATGGCAAAGGCCCAGCGTCTGGAGGGAGGTTGGGGCTTTCTAGGAGCCTCCTGCTTTTGGCAAGAGTGGAGAGGCAAGAGCCCAGGCTTGAGGTGTTTGGCAGGGCCTGGAGACCCGGTGAGGGATGTGGACTTTGGCTGAGGACAGTGAGTGTTGGGGAAGTCATGGCTGGATCAACTTTTGACCCAGAGAGAGTCCTAGGTCCCCAGTTAGAAGATGGgattgggaggtggggggacccGGGCTCTGCAGCAAGGGGGGCAATATAGCACGGAGGCTTGAGGGGCTACCATGGACTGCTATGGGATTTGTGCCCTGCACAGAGCACCTCAAAAAGGGCACGGATTGGGGCTGATATACTACCTGCCACCTTGGCTTAGGGCTGGAGGCCCTGCCCACTCAGAGGAGGCGTCTTTTTCTAATTCCTCCAAAGGCCCTTAATAGGTCTATGGAGGCCTCCAGGCCTGGTACTGTCCGTGAtgtgggtttaaatcccagctcatCTACTCAGCTGAGGTCTGAGCAAGTCCCTTTACCTGCCTGAAGCTCTGTCCTTACTTCTGAACGGGGATGGTAATAATGCTTGGCCTCATGGGTactgagagaatgagaggggtaAGGCAGGTGGCCAGTGTGACCAGTGCCCAGCTTGCAGTGGCTGCTGGAGAAGCGATgactccctccccccatccccctggCACATAGACACCCAGAGCTGAGGCAAGGCTGCTGCTCAGCTTTCTGGCCAGGGGTCTCTGATCATCccggagcagggagagcagctgcCACAGCTGGGCTGTCCTTATGGGTCCCTCTTGACCCAACCCTGTCCTTTCTGGGGATCCTGAGGCCTCAGCCCCATAGAATGAGTCCAAAAACACCTGGCTGCGAGATCTGCCtgctctgggcttcagtttccccatctgggcAATGGATGTGCCCAGTGCGGAGCGGGGAGAGGTCCTCATCCGCGCTCAGACTCCAGAGAAGGGGAAATGACAGGTTGCTCTAGGGGTAGGGCTGGCAGGGATATCTCTGAGAACCTGTCCCTACACAGGTTCTGGGTCatggccctgcctccctcttgctgtgtgacctccgTAAGGCAGGAAAATAAGCCTCCCCTGCACCTGGCTCGAAGTAGACACAGAATAAATGGTAGAACTATTACTCTTCTGCTCCCTGATGGATTACATgggcttaggaaaaaaaaaaaaaaagaagaagaagaagaaaaaagaaagaaaaaaaagtttggagCACCGAACCAAGTTCCATTTTCAATTACATGTAATATCCTGGCTGTGTGCCCAGGAGACTGGGCCCGCTCCTCccaaggcctcagtttcttcacctgtaaaatgggcgtGGGGTGATGGCAGCCAGCTGCCTGCTCGGGATGCAGGGAGGCTCAGTGTGCCAAGGGGGATGCTGAGCCGGCACAAAGGGAGGCCGGACCCCTCCTGGGGGTAGGCAGGGGACCCTCAGGGCACTCACCCAGCCccagcagcaggagcaggaaggaggcCAGCACTACCCGGCGGTTCTTCTGGATCAAAGGGTGTTGAGTCCAGCTGGGTGGCGGGAGAGCAGGATGGGTGTGAGAGGTGACAGGAGCCCAACTCCCTCCTGTTACCCTTCCCCACCCAGAGGACTGAGGGAGAAAGCCCAGGCTGCCTGTTCTGGGGCACAGAGCATAGGGGGCTTAAGCAGGACAGGGTCTCACCTGCAGCAGGCATGGTAGGAGCGCTGGGTGCTATTGCTGATGGTGCTGAAGGACCACTGGGAGCTGCGGATGGACGTTCGGCTGGAATCCCTGCAGGCCAGGTGGGCCcagtgagaggcagaggaagcaaggaaggggTCATGATgatgtggtgggggatggggcagggactAGGGCTGGGTGTTCCTGCGGGATGGGGCCCCTGAGAGGGGACAGGGTGACAAGGAATCCAAGGGCTGGGGGTGTTGCAGGACTGAGGGTGGAGAAAGGCTGAGGATTCAAGCTGGGGATGGCTGCAGGACAGGTGACCTGTGGAGAGGTAGGGGCCAGACCAGGCTGGGGGGTTTCTTCAGGATAAAGAGCCTggtaggggtgggtgggtgtggctGGCACTGGGGAAGGGGGACGCTGCGGGACAGGGGAACCCATGAGGGGAGTGGGGATCAGGCTAGGGAATCCTTGTAGAACAGGATGTGAGAGAGCTGACGGATGTGAGGTGGAAGACTGGCCAGGGAcctgggagccaggagccaggagcacAGGGCTAGAGGTACAGGGTGGGTCCCCACCTGGCCCTGACCTGGTGCTGACTCCCCCATCCGGCTCCGGAGAGGCCTGGGCTCCGTCCTCATCGTTCTCCAGGTTCTATTCCAGAACACAGGGCTCAGAGGGGTTATTGGGCTCAGGCCCTTCCTACACCCCtctcagggagaggaggagagcaaggccacacagctgttTGCCTGGCCGCCTGACAGCTGCTCACCTGGCCCTCCACCCTCCCGCAAAACGGGTTTGATGATTCACAGAAACCGAAACCCAGGTAGGAGGTGGGTGCTGGGgcttggggggttgggggtggcagGGACCACAGGGGCTGGTTGAGGGCTCCTCACATGGGTCTCAGGGCCAGGAATTCTCCCAAGTTTGGGAGTCAGGGTGGACCTTTCGGAATGGTATTTCAGGGGCCCAGTATGGAGGCTCTGGATTTGGGGTGCCAAGGAAGGGCAGAAGCCCATGGTTTCCAGGCTTGGGGCACAGGAATCTGGTACAcgtctccaaaaaaaaaagaatcctagagTTGGTGGAAGTCCTCTAGGGAGAATGGAGATTTCTAGTTTAGTGGGAGGTCTGGATCAGGTACAGAGAGCTCTCCAGCCCAGGGGGATGGGGGTTAGGTCAGTACCCAGGATGGGTGGGGACGCCCGCTGGGATTTCCAATTGGGGCTAGGAGACTTGATCCCGGGTTCCGGTTCTGGGCTCTCCAGTGGTGGCTGGGGGCCAAAATCAGAGCTGAGAGGGTCTGGGCAGGGCCCTGGATCAGTGGCCACGTAGGCTGGGGCCTCTAGACAGATTTTCCCTTGAGTTGGGGTTCTCCAGGGTCCGGCCTGGGGTCCCGCCCGGACCCGGGCTGGGGTTGAGGTGGGCCGGGCCGTTCACCTGGTAGCGCAGCCGGGACTGCTTGTCCTCGTCGGCCACCTCGAACCGGGCCCGGCGCTCGAAGTGCAGCGGCCCGAAGCGGGCGACCCCGCTGAATTCGGGCCCCGGGCCCGCGTCCTCCAGAGACAGCTCGAAGGCGTCATCGATGCTGAACTGGGGCCGGGTGGCGCTCATGGCCCCGGCCCGCTCAGGTGCCCCTCGCCGCCGCCATCGGCGCCCGCCTGCCCCTAGCGCCGCGGTCCCGCCCCCGCACGCAGGCCCCGCCCCGGGCCGTAGTCTTGGGAGCGCGACTGTCCGGCGCCCCGGCCGAGGCCCCGCCCTCACGTAACGGCCCCGCCCCCGCTCGCCCGCAGCAGGCCCGAGCTGCCGAGCGCCGAGCGGACCAGTGGGCGGGGCCTCCTTTGGGGACTGCACAGGAGCCGCGGCGCCTCCCAGCGGTCGCCTTCGTGAGCCACAGCGGGATTGCCTAGTCAATTCCCAGGTCTGTGTCATGGACTTGGAGGGGTAGCTAGGGCGCCAGCCTCCCAGGCCCGAGATGGGGCCTTCTGCATCCCAGCCCGCGCCTCGAGTGCCAAGGAGACTCCTGGGACCAGACTGTGTCCCCACCCTGACTCACTGCTGACCTGCACGGGATGGGTATTCTCACCACCGCAGatctggaaactgaggctcaagaaaGCTTATGTGGCTTCCACTCCTCCAACCCAGTGTCTGCTCAGCAgccaaagtgattttttaaaatatatctgatctttttctctctgtgttatttcttttaaagatttatttatttattagagagagcgtgagggtgagagcagggaaaggggcagagggggagagagagagagagaatccacaagcagacgcCGCTGAGCGAGGAGTGCCAGGtcgcctgatcccaggaccccgagatcatgacctgagcagaaaccaagaattggccacctaaggactgagccacccaggtgcccctctctgtgtgttattcttaagtaaaaaaaataaataaaaataaaaaaaatttaagtatgagGCTAAGTCACTCTGTATAAAACCGTCCCTTGGTTTTCCATTGTGGTTGGAATGATATCTGGGCTCTTTTTGACTAAGGCCCAGAAAGCTGTGAACGCTCTGGTCCTTGTGTACCTATCCGATCTCATCAagcctcctctgcccctctttcacCCACTCTGCAACACAGGCCAAAGTATTCTCACCtgaggacctttgcacatgctgttccctatACCCGGAAAGCACTTAACCATGCTCTTTCACTACTGGGTCTTTATCATCTGTGTccctgttcaaatgtcacctttcaCGGGTGCCATCCCTGACTATACAATCTAAAGTCAGTTTCACATTACACAGCACTTACCTGAACTTAACTTACTTTACACGGTTTTACTCACCACTGTGtccacagtgcctagaacagtgtttgTCACTGAGTAGAGGCTCCTTAAATATTTGTGGAtgaaatgaatgaacgaatgctTTGCCAAAATCTCAAATGCTTACGGGTGGTAGAATTGGGGAGCCAAGCTCATCTAGCTCCCGGGGTGCTCATCCTCCACCCACCACACTTCATTGTATGACCTCACGGACAGAGTCGAATCAGTCCTACTTCTCAGTTTATGACACGTCACCGCTAAAAACCGGGGCTGTCTCAGTGTGTGCAGTCAGCTTCCATGCACCCTGCCCAGTTCTCTACTACACGTGGCTTGGCTCCTATGTGGATGTCAAACATGGTGTCGTGTATAAAACTCATTCTGTTGtttacatttttgcattttttacacTCAACACTCATGGTTTCCATATGCGTCTCATTCATTGCTGCTACCAGTCGCATGTATACTGTACCATGTTGAGCATCCAGCAAGCACATTTATTACCCACCACACCCTTCAGGGATGCACGCTTAGCTTGGCCTCAATGCCCCTGTCACATCAGTGCCATGAACACCTTTATGCTACCTCCTTATGGATGGTGGGAGAATTCTTGAAGTAGGACTTCCAGGCTATAGGGTACACATACCCTTGACTTCACAAAGCACCCAAGATGCTCTCCCGGGCGGCTGGATGAATTGTCACACTCACCATGAGGGTTCTGGTTTTCTCTTAGCACTTGGTATTCCAGCTTTCAAATGCTTACTAATCTGATGAATCTAAAGTGGTTACTAATTTCCATCTGGGTCCTCTGACAACTGGGGAATTTGAATAGTTCTTCTTGGCCTTGGCAGTCATGGT from Zalophus californianus isolate mZalCal1 chromosome 11, mZalCal1.pri.v2, whole genome shotgun sequence harbors:
- the TMEM134 gene encoding transmembrane protein 134 isoform X2; its protein translation is MSATRPQFSIDDAFELSLEDAGPGPEFSGVARFGPLHFERRARFEVADEDKQSRLRYQNLENDEDGAQASPEPDGGVSTRDSSRTSIRSSQWSFSTISNSTQRSYHACCSWTQHPLIQKNRRVVLASFLLLLLGLGVSSAIFFVPGFLLLVPGVYHVIFIYCAVKGHRGFQFFYLPYFEK
- the TMEM134 gene encoding transmembrane protein 134 isoform X1; translation: MSATRPQFSIDDAFELSLEDAGPGPEFSGVARFGPLHFERRARFEVADEDKQSRLRYQNLENDEDGAQASPEPDGGVSTRDSSRTSIRSSQWSFSTISNSTQRSYHACCSWTQHPLIQKNRRVVLASFLLLLLGLVLILIAVGLEVAPSPGVSSAIFFVPGFLLLVPGVYHVIFIYCAVKGHRGFQFFYLPYFEK
- the TMEM134 gene encoding transmembrane protein 134 isoform X3, whose amino-acid sequence is MTPSSCLWRTRARGPNSAGSPASGRCTSSAGPGSRWPTRTSSPGCATRDSSRTSIRSSQWSFSTISNSTQRSYHACCSWTQHPLIQKNRRVVLASFLLLLLGLVLILIAVGLEVAPSPGVSSAIFFVPGFLLLVPGVYHVIFIYCAVKGHRGFQFFYLPYFEK